One stretch of Harmonia axyridis chromosome 1, icHarAxyr1.1, whole genome shotgun sequence DNA includes these proteins:
- the LOC123670936 gene encoding transmembrane emp24 domain-containing protein 5-like, which yields MKCLVFFLLCCFKIVFSNERELTISIDPGREDCYFHAAKTGDVIDIEYQVLDGGHGDLDIIFHLVDPNGRILVADYKKPENNHRVDAVIDGDYKLCFDNTFSSFNTKTVFFELIIENEDNIGLGKDNIKFHDLNTDQYDVTIDDVQERIDTVRTNLNKIRHYQDQFKSLEVRDRNVIEEVFFFVNAYSIIQLSIMLFVGFVQVIMIKSLFEDSSKAHILWKRIAIYLFVKDV from the coding sequence ATGAAGTGTTTggtattttttttactttgttGCTTCAAAATCGTATTCAGTAATGAAAGAGAATTAACAATAAGCATTGATCCCGGAAGAGAGGATTGCTATTTCCATGCAGCAAAAACAGGAGACGTTATTGATATAGAATATCAAGTTTTGGATGGTGGTCACGGAGATTTGGATATTATATTCCATCTAGTAGATCCAAATGGCAGAATATTAGTTGCTGATTACAAGAAACCTGAAAATAATCATCGAGTAGATGCTGTGATTGATGGAGATTATAAATTGTGCTTTGACAACACCTTTAGTTCATTCAACACCAAAACAGTGTTTTTCGAGCTCATTATAGAAAATGAAGATAATATAGGATTGGGAAAAGATAATATTAAGTTTCATGATTTAAATACCGACCAGTATGATGTAACCATTGATGATGTCCAGGAAAGAATTGATACAGTTCgcacaaatttgaataaaatcagGCACTATCAAGATCAATTTAAATCTTTGGAAGTGAGAGACAGAAATGTAATAGAAGAAGTTTTTTTCTTTGTGAATGCATACTCAATTATACAGCTGTCTATAATGCTTTTTGTTGGGTTTGTACAAGTTATCATGATCAAAAGCTTATTTGAAGATTCATCTAAAGCAcatattttatggaaaagaaTTGCAATATATTTGTTTGTGAAAGATGTTTGA
- the LOC123670937 gene encoding transmembrane emp24 domain-containing protein 3: MFINYISVFILLMCIFRVFSTELTFELADNAKECFHEEIHKNTTATLEYQVVTGGQYDVDVTLEDPRKKIIYNQVKSQFDSHTFTAQVTGVYVVCFSNEFSTISHKIVYMDFQIGEEEPLPGLGEHITALTKMESSAADTHKALSTIIDFQTHHRLREAQGKKRADEMNERVLWWSIIQTFVIIMISVGQVIILKNFFTERKPLNVIKR; encoded by the exons ATgtttatcaattatatttcagtGTTCATATTGTTAATGTGTATTTTTCGAGTATTTTCAACCGAATTGACGTTTGAATTAGCCGATAATGCTAAAGAATGTTTTCACGAAGAAATACACAAAAATACAACAGCTACATTAGAGTATCAG GTGGTAACAGGAGGCCAGTACGATGTAGATGTTACCTTAGAAGATCCTagaaagaaaattatttataaccaaGTCAAATCACAATTTGATTCTCATACCTTTACCGCTCAGGTGACAGGGGTATACGTTGTTTGCTTCAGCAACGAATTTTCTACTATTTCGCACAAAATAGTTTATATGGACTTCCAAATCGGAGAAGAAGAACCATTACCTGGTCTTGGGGAACATATTACAGCCTTAACTAAG aTGGAATCCTCAGCAGCAGACACACATAAAGCTCTTTCAACAATTATCGATTTCCAAACTCATCACCGACTGAGAGAGGCTCAAGGAAAGAAACGAGcagatgaaatgaatgaaagggTGTTGTGGTGGTCCATAATACAAacatttgttattattatgattTCAGTTGGCCAAGTAatcattctgaaaaatttctttACAGAACGAAAACCCTTAAATGTTATTAAGAGGTAA